One Candidatus Cloacimonadota bacterium DNA segment encodes these proteins:
- a CDS encoding ECF transporter S component, which produces MFKKFTSQDLLYIAIFSALGLAVKPIVTPLIHLISAPLMIPGGSLAGGFYMMWIALAIAVVNKPGTGILIGIVQAIVMISLGYFGNHGAVSLISYTLPGITAEIVAHIFKEKSSITAQTAICTFANISGALVVTLLVMRLATIPLLISLVAAAISGIVGGMLSYSLFKKLRKYRIV; this is translated from the coding sequence ATGTTCAAAAAATTCACATCTCAAGATCTTTTATACATAGCCATTTTCAGTGCTTTGGGGCTGGCGGTCAAACCGATCGTCACCCCGCTTATTCATCTAATTTCTGCTCCTTTGATGATTCCGGGCGGATCTCTGGCTGGCGGATTTTATATGATGTGGATAGCGTTGGCAATTGCTGTCGTCAACAAACCCGGAACCGGCATTTTAATTGGAATAGTGCAGGCAATCGTGATGATCTCGCTGGGTTATTTTGGAAATCATGGTGCAGTTTCTCTTATCAGCTACACTTTACCTGGAATAACAGCGGAAATTGTTGCTCATATTTTCAAAGAAAAATCATCTATTACAGCTCAAACTGCGATCTGCACATTTGCCAATATCAGTGGAGCTTTGGTTGTAACGCTTCTGGTGATGCGACTGGCAACAATCCCATTACTTATTTCTCTGGTTGCTGCTGCAATATCAGGAATAGTTGGTGGAATGCTTTCCTATTCACTTTTCAAGAAATTAAGAAAATACAGGATAGTATGA